The Metabacillus sediminilitoris genome window below encodes:
- a CDS encoding YaaC family protein: protein MTALIWERLLSYHSSETVQKKLEICYRNFSLENASGLSYDNCYRFVYYLKHGENFFIQANQSPHAIQPMLLFYGISQLLKACLIIIDPEYPATSSVLAHGVSSRKRKKQHYHFLKDEIKIQRNGLFSHVVNKLFQLNLLDTDKYSMEFLLGQIAEMDDVFFFHHSKSNFVQIEKIQDKLIIPEKTAQLFHLSANRFAEYLQERYPYYTVTTASKDEAILKNTNPLTIYNCTPFSFHIDNGEFYLPTSRDRLSKLPEILIHYLILYNLSMISRYETEWWYDLLLGSSNDDYPFILRYMEIAKRKIPYFVLNFIEHSL from the coding sequence TTGACTGCATTGATTTGGGAACGTTTACTTTCTTATCATTCCTCAGAAACTGTCCAAAAAAAATTAGAAATTTGTTATAGGAATTTTTCCTTGGAAAATGCAAGTGGTCTTTCATATGATAACTGTTACAGATTTGTTTATTACCTTAAACATGGAGAGAATTTTTTCATACAAGCTAATCAATCACCACATGCTATTCAGCCGATGTTATTGTTTTATGGAATTTCACAGTTATTAAAAGCATGTTTGATTATCATAGATCCAGAATATCCTGCCACTTCTTCAGTTCTTGCTCATGGTGTCTCAAGTAGAAAACGGAAAAAACAACATTATCATTTTTTAAAGGACGAAATAAAAATCCAACGGAATGGGTTGTTTTCCCATGTAGTAAACAAACTTTTCCAGCTTAATCTACTTGATACTGATAAATATTCAATGGAATTTTTATTAGGGCAAATTGCTGAAATGGATGATGTTTTTTTCTTCCACCATTCAAAAAGCAATTTTGTTCAAATTGAAAAGATACAAGATAAACTCATCATTCCAGAAAAAACAGCACAACTTTTTCACTTGTCGGCAAATCGATTCGCAGAATACCTACAAGAACGGTATCCATATTACACTGTAACAACGGCTTCAAAGGATGAAGCCATACTAAAAAATACTAATCCTTTAACAATATATAACTGTACGCCGTTTTCTTTTCATATTGATAATGGAGAATTTTACCTGCCAACATCGAGAGACAGGCTATCAAAGTTGCCTGAAATTCTTATTCATTACTTAATATTATATAATCTTAGTATGATCTCACGTTATGAAACAGAGTGGTGGTATGATCTCCTTTTAGGTTCTTCAAATGATGACTATCCATTTATTTTAAGATACATGGAAATTGCAAAACGTAAGATCCCTTATTTTGTGTTAAATTTTATTGAGCATAGCCTTTAA
- the guaB gene encoding IMP dehydrogenase, translating into MWEQKFSKEGLTFDDVLLIPAKSEVLPRDVDMSVQLTPSLKLNIPIMSAGMDTVTEAELAIAIARQGGLGVIHKNMSIEQQAEQIDKVKRSERGVITDPFYLTPEHQVFDAEHLMGKYRISGVPVVNNPEEQKLVGIITNRDMRFIQDYSIKISDVMTKENLVTAAVGTTLKEAEGILQKHKIEKLPLVDDHGVLKGLITIKDIEKVIEFPNSAKDDQGRLIVAGAVGVTGDSMLRVKKLVEKNVDAIVVDTAHGHSKGVLETVKAIREEYPSLNIIAGNVATAEATKALIEAGANVVKVGIGPGSICTTRVVAGVGVPQITAIYDCATEARKHGVAIIADGGIKYSGDMVKAIAAGGHAVMLGSLLAGTSESPGETEIFQGRRFKVYRGMGSVAAMEKGSKDRYFQEDNKKFVPEGIEGRTPYKGPLSETIYQLVGGIRSGMGYCGSKNLEELRENSQFVRMTGAGLKESHPHDVQITKEAPNYSL; encoded by the coding sequence ATGTGGGAACAAAAATTTTCTAAAGAAGGCTTAACTTTTGATGACGTATTATTAATACCAGCTAAATCTGAGGTATTACCGAGGGATGTTGACATGAGTGTTCAGTTAACACCTAGCTTAAAGCTTAATATTCCAATTATGAGTGCTGGTATGGATACTGTAACTGAGGCTGAGCTTGCTATTGCAATAGCAAGACAAGGTGGATTAGGTGTCATTCATAAAAATATGTCAATTGAACAACAAGCTGAGCAAATTGACAAAGTAAAGCGTTCTGAAAGAGGAGTTATTACAGATCCATTTTATTTAACTCCAGAACACCAAGTTTTCGATGCAGAGCATTTAATGGGCAAATATCGAATTTCTGGAGTTCCAGTTGTAAACAACCCTGAGGAACAAAAGCTCGTTGGTATTATCACAAACCGTGATATGCGTTTTATTCAAGATTACTCGATTAAAATTAGCGATGTCATGACAAAAGAAAATCTTGTTACTGCGGCTGTCGGAACAACTTTGAAAGAGGCTGAAGGTATTTTACAAAAACACAAAATTGAAAAATTACCTTTAGTTGATGATCATGGAGTATTAAAAGGATTAATAACAATTAAAGATATTGAAAAAGTCATTGAATTTCCAAATTCAGCTAAAGATGACCAAGGTCGTTTAATTGTGGCAGGTGCTGTTGGTGTAACCGGGGACTCAATGCTGCGAGTTAAGAAATTAGTAGAAAAAAATGTTGATGCTATTGTAGTTGACACTGCACATGGACACTCTAAAGGTGTTTTAGAAACAGTTAAAGCAATTCGTGAAGAATATCCTTCATTGAACATTATTGCCGGAAATGTAGCAACTGCTGAAGCGACAAAGGCATTAATTGAAGCGGGAGCTAATGTAGTAAAAGTAGGAATTGGACCTGGTTCTATTTGTACGACACGAGTTGTTGCCGGTGTTGGTGTTCCGCAAATTACGGCTATATATGATTGTGCGACAGAAGCAAGAAAACATGGTGTAGCAATTATTGCTGATGGTGGAATTAAATATTCTGGAGACATGGTAAAAGCTATTGCTGCTGGCGGACATGCTGTTATGCTGGGCAGTCTTCTTGCTGGAACGTCAGAAAGTCCTGGAGAGACTGAAATATTCCAAGGCAGACGTTTTAAAGTATACCGTGGTATGGGTTCTGTTGCTGCGATGGAAAAAGGAAGTAAAGATCGTTATTTCCAAGAAGACAATAAAAAGTTTGTTCCAGAAGGAATTGAAGGCAGAACACCTTACAAAGGACCATTATCAGAAACAATTTATCAACTTGTTGGCGGTATTAGATCTGGTATGGGATATTGCGGTTCAAAAAATCTTGAGGAACTTCGAGAAAATTCACAATTTGTACGTATGACAGGTGCAGGATTAAAAGAAAGTCATCCACATGATGTACAAATTACTAAAGAAGCACCAAACTATTCACTATAA
- a CDS encoding D-alanyl-D-alanine carboxypeptidase family protein has protein sequence MNNISMRKLIALLFAFTFVVSTISPFATASAAEAPISVNAKSAIIIEESTGTILYGKNIDEMLPVASMAKVMTEYLVHEAIANKKITWDQIYTPSEYVYKISQNRDLSNVPLRQDGSYNVKELYEAMAIYSANGAAIALAEIIAGSESAFVKMMNEKAKELGLTNYEFVNATGLENKDLQGMHPDGTNADSENKLSARDMALLSQKLIQDFPEALETASTPKAVFREGTDDATNMPNWNWMLPGLVYEYEGVDGLKTGSTSNAGSNFTGTAMKNGMRVISVVMNAQGKSLHESRFVETKIMLDYAFNTFKVKEVYPANYQIEKQSTIPVVKGKEDNVSIHTKDPLTLVVKNGEENAYKPSFKIDESLLTKEGELTAPIEKGQKVGSMVVSYEGKGEALGFIEKNKSPQVDLVTKEAVEKANWFVLSMRGIGGFFSGLWGSVTDTVKGWF, from the coding sequence TTGAACAACATAAGTATGAGAAAATTGATTGCATTATTATTTGCATTCACATTTGTTGTTTCCACAATTAGTCCATTTGCAACTGCCAGTGCTGCAGAAGCACCTATTTCCGTTAATGCGAAGTCTGCAATCATCATTGAAGAATCTACAGGTACAATTCTTTATGGGAAAAATATAGATGAGATGCTGCCTGTTGCTAGTATGGCAAAGGTAATGACTGAATACCTAGTACATGAAGCGATTGCAAATAAAAAAATAACTTGGGATCAAATATATACACCTAGTGAATATGTATATAAAATTTCCCAAAATCGTGATCTTTCAAACGTTCCTTTAAGACAGGATGGGTCGTATAATGTAAAAGAGTTATATGAAGCAATGGCTATTTATTCTGCTAATGGAGCAGCAATAGCTCTAGCTGAAATTATTGCAGGTTCAGAATCAGCTTTTGTAAAAATGATGAATGAAAAAGCGAAGGAACTTGGGTTAACAAATTATGAATTTGTTAATGCGACAGGATTGGAAAATAAAGATCTTCAAGGTATGCATCCAGATGGAACAAATGCTGACTCAGAAAATAAGTTATCAGCTCGTGATATGGCCTTATTATCGCAAAAATTAATTCAAGATTTCCCGGAAGCTCTTGAAACGGCTAGTACTCCTAAAGCTGTATTTAGAGAGGGAACAGATGATGCAACAAATATGCCAAACTGGAATTGGATGCTCCCAGGGTTAGTTTATGAATATGAAGGTGTAGATGGTTTAAAGACAGGGTCAACTAGTAATGCAGGATCAAATTTTACTGGAACAGCAATGAAAAATGGGATGCGCGTCATCTCTGTTGTCATGAATGCTCAAGGTAAATCACTACATGAATCAAGGTTCGTGGAAACGAAAATAATGCTAGACTATGCTTTTAATACATTTAAAGTGAAGGAAGTATACCCAGCTAATTATCAAATTGAAAAACAATCTACAATCCCGGTTGTAAAAGGGAAAGAAGATAATGTTTCAATTCACACAAAAGATCCACTTACTCTAGTAGTGAAAAATGGCGAAGAAAATGCGTATAAGCCTTCTTTTAAAATTGATGAGAGTCTGCTTACAAAAGAAGGTGAACTGACAGCACCAATTGAAAAAGGTCAAAAAGTTGGTTCAATGGTTGTTAGCTATGAAGGTAAAGGCGAGGCATTGGGCTTTATCGAAAAAAATAAGTCACCACAAGTAGACCTTGTTACAAAGGAAGCAGTAGAAAAAGCAAATTGGTTTGTTTTATCTATGAGAGGAATCGGTGGATTCTTTAGCGGACTATGGGGAAGTGTAACAGATACAGTTAAAGGCTGGTTTTAA
- a CDS encoding IS1182 family transposase has protein sequence MGRKEETQGKLEFIDLNSFVPSDHVLRIIQEKIDFSFIYKKMEKYYSKVGRKSLDPVLLFKMILIGYLFNIDSERQLEKEVILNLAYRWFLGLDLTDPVPDHSVFSQNRRRRFKDGKVFQEIFDHIIQLCVDKGIVTGEVIVTDSTHIKASAAKDKVQKVEVTQTPSQYLNTLEEEAKKIEMELEEKRKEAGTQKRGRKPKGPITITTSVVTTDPDSGLLNRPGKPGGPHYLAHTSIDAANGIIVDIHPTAGNLNDCELFVERLNVTQEKFGLDIKKAGADRGYDTTPIYHGLNSLGIIGYISPTESNSASDSTSYREFTYIGERDAYICLNQKVLSFTHLAQSKKGQYIKTYSAKARDCKVCPLRDSCFGPTASKRTIGRPIAHELLEANAERAKTNEYKWVQKLRRVWCEGSFGTMKMKHNLYKTYKRGIEKILEQCLFSALALNLKRMIKVLD, from the coding sequence ATGGGCCGTAAAGAAGAAACGCAAGGGAAATTGGAGTTTATTGATTTAAACTCGTTTGTTCCTTCTGATCATGTTTTGAGAATCATTCAGGAGAAGATTGACTTCTCCTTTATCTATAAGAAGATGGAAAAGTATTATTCAAAGGTTGGACGAAAATCTCTAGATCCGGTGCTGTTATTTAAAATGATCTTGATTGGCTATTTATTCAATATTGATTCCGAACGACAGCTGGAAAAGGAAGTGATCCTAAACCTTGCGTACCGCTGGTTCTTAGGACTGGATTTGACTGATCCCGTCCCCGATCATTCCGTATTTAGCCAAAACCGGCGCAGACGATTTAAAGATGGGAAAGTATTTCAGGAAATCTTTGACCACATTATTCAGCTCTGTGTTGATAAAGGGATCGTAACCGGAGAAGTCATCGTCACTGATTCGACTCATATCAAAGCGAGTGCAGCGAAAGACAAAGTTCAAAAAGTGGAAGTGACCCAAACCCCTTCCCAGTACCTGAATACGCTTGAAGAAGAAGCAAAAAAGATCGAGATGGAACTGGAAGAGAAACGAAAAGAAGCAGGCACACAAAAACGCGGTCGAAAACCTAAAGGCCCAATAACCATTACCACTTCAGTGGTGACAACTGATCCAGATTCCGGTTTGCTGAACCGTCCAGGGAAACCAGGCGGCCCCCATTATTTAGCGCATACAAGCATTGATGCGGCAAATGGCATTATTGTCGATATTCATCCAACGGCTGGAAACCTCAATGATTGTGAACTCTTTGTTGAAAGGCTCAACGTGACCCAGGAAAAGTTCGGTTTGGATATTAAAAAGGCAGGAGCCGACCGAGGGTATGACACCACCCCGATTTATCATGGACTGAATTCTCTTGGAATTATCGGATACATCAGTCCCACCGAATCCAATTCGGCTTCTGACTCCACGTCTTATAGAGAATTTACCTATATTGGCGAAAGGGATGCTTACATTTGTCTCAATCAAAAGGTGTTGAGCTTTACTCACCTAGCCCAATCGAAGAAAGGACAATACATAAAAACGTATTCAGCGAAGGCCAGAGACTGTAAAGTCTGTCCATTAAGAGATTCTTGTTTTGGACCCACAGCCAGTAAACGGACGATTGGCCGTCCAATTGCCCATGAGCTACTGGAAGCAAATGCAGAAAGAGCGAAAACAAATGAATATAAATGGGTTCAAAAACTAAGAAGGGTGTGGTGTGAAGGATCCTTTGGTACGATGAAGATGAAGCATAACTTATATAAAACCTATAAAAGGGGCATTGAAAAAATCTTGGAACAATGTCTCTTTTCTGCGTTGGCTTTAAACTTAAAACGAATGATAAAGGTGTTAGATTAA
- the pdxS gene encoding pyridoxal 5'-phosphate synthase lyase subunit PdxS: MSNTTGTDRVKRGMAEMQKGGVIMDVVNAEQAKIAEEAGAVAVMALERVPADIRAAGGVARMADPTIVEEVMNAVSIPVMAKARIGHIVEARVLEAMGVDYIDESEVLTPADEEFHLLKSEFTVPFVCGCRDLGEATRRIAEGASMLRTKGEPGTGNIVEAVRHMRKVNAQIRKVVAMSVDELMTEAKNLGAPFELLLQIKKEGKLPVVNFAAGGVATPADAALMMQLGADGVFVGSGIFKSENPAKFARSIVEATTHYQDYELIAKLSKGLGSAMQGIEISSLLPEQRMQERGW, from the coding sequence ATGAGTAATACAACAGGTACTGATCGCGTAAAACGTGGGATGGCAGAAATGCAAAAAGGCGGCGTCATTATGGACGTTGTTAATGCAGAGCAAGCTAAAATTGCTGAGGAAGCTGGTGCAGTAGCAGTAATGGCGCTTGAGCGTGTTCCTGCAGATATCCGTGCTGCTGGCGGAGTTGCTAGAATGGCAGATCCTACAATCGTTGAAGAAGTAATGAATGCAGTTTCTATCCCGGTAATGGCAAAGGCACGTATTGGACACATCGTGGAAGCTCGTGTGCTTGAAGCAATGGGAGTAGACTACATTGATGAAAGTGAAGTACTGACTCCTGCAGATGAAGAATTCCATTTACTAAAAAGTGAGTTCACAGTTCCTTTCGTATGTGGATGCCGTGATTTAGGTGAAGCAACTCGCCGTATTGCTGAAGGTGCTTCAATGCTTCGTACAAAAGGTGAGCCTGGTACAGGAAACATTGTTGAAGCTGTGCGTCATATGCGTAAAGTAAATGCACAAATTCGCAAGGTAGTTGCTATGAGTGTAGATGAATTAATGACAGAAGCAAAAAATCTTGGTGCTCCATTTGAACTTCTTCTTCAAATTAAAAAAGAAGGAAAATTACCAGTAGTTAACTTTGCAGCAGGTGGTGTAGCGACTCCAGCAGATGCTGCGTTAATGATGCAGCTAGGTGCAGATGGTGTATTTGTTGGTTCAGGTATTTTTAAATCTGAAAATCCAGCTAAATTTGCTCGTTCAATCGTTGAAGCAACGACACACTATCAAGACTATGAACTAATTGCTAAGCTTTCAAAAGGCCTAGGTTCAGCAATGCAAGGAATCGAAATTTCTAGTCTTTTACCTGAGCAAAGAATGCAAGAGCGCGGTTGGTAA
- the pdxT gene encoding pyridoxal 5'-phosphate synthase glutaminase subunit PdxT produces MLKIGVLGLQGAVREHIHSIEACGAEGVVVKNVSQLEEVDGLIIPGGESTTMRRLIDKYDFMEPLKKFAQDGKPMFGTCAGLIILAKNLVGYSEPHLGVLDVTVERNSFGRQKDSFEAELMITGVGEDFVGVFIRAPHIVEVGEDVEILSKHNGRIVAARQGQFLGCSFHPELTDDHRMTQLFINMVKESK; encoded by the coding sequence ATGCTAAAAATCGGTGTTTTAGGATTACAAGGCGCTGTAAGAGAACATATTCATTCAATCGAAGCATGTGGTGCTGAAGGCGTAGTCGTTAAGAACGTCAGCCAGCTAGAAGAGGTTGATGGACTAATTATTCCAGGCGGAGAAAGTACAACAATGCGTCGCCTTATTGATAAATATGATTTTATGGAGCCTTTAAAGAAGTTTGCTCAAGATGGAAAGCCTATGTTTGGCACATGTGCTGGTTTAATTATTCTTGCAAAAAATCTTGTCGGATATAGTGAACCACATTTAGGAGTGCTAGATGTAACGGTAGAACGTAATTCATTTGGACGACAAAAGGATAGCTTTGAGGCTGAGCTAATGATTACGGGTGTCGGTGAAGACTTTGTAGGCGTTTTTATTCGTGCTCCACACATTGTTGAAGTTGGAGAAGATGTTGAAATCTTATCAAAGCATAATGGCCGTATCGTTGCAGCACGTCAAGGACAGTTTCTTGGATGTTCATTCCATCCTGAATTAACGGATGATCATCGCATGACTCAATTATTCATTAATATGGTAAAAGAGTCGAAGTAG
- the serS gene encoding serine--tRNA ligase, with product MLDIKYLRTNFEEVKEKLSNRGEDLTDFGKFEELDMKRRELISLTEELKSKRNEVSSQIAQLKREKQDADHLIKEMKEVGDNIKGYDDQLREVEAELDTLLLSIPNIPHESVPIGDTEDDNIEIRKWGELPEFEFEPKPHWEVADSLQILDFERAGKVTGSRFVFYRGLGARLERALYSFMLDLHVDEHGYTEILPPFIVNRESMTGTGQLPKFEEDAFKIAGENYFLIPTAEVPVTNLHREEILTVEQLPISYVAYSANFRSEAGSAGRDTRGLIRQHQFNKVELVKFVKPEDSYEELEKLTGHAEKVLQLLGLPYRVLSMCTADLGFTAAKKYDLEVWLPSYGTYREISSCSNFEAFQARRANIRFRRDPKAKVEHVHTLNGSGLAIGRTVAAILENYQQEDGSVIIPEVLRPYMGNKERICL from the coding sequence ATGCTTGATATTAAGTATTTACGGACTAATTTTGAAGAAGTGAAAGAAAAATTATCTAATCGAGGCGAGGATCTAACTGACTTCGGTAAATTTGAAGAGCTAGATATGAAGAGAAGAGAGTTAATCTCTCTTACAGAAGAATTAAAAAGCAAACGAAATGAAGTATCTTCTCAAATCGCGCAATTAAAAAGAGAAAAACAAGATGCAGATCATTTAATCAAAGAGATGAAAGAAGTTGGCGATAACATTAAAGGTTATGATGATCAATTGCGTGAGGTTGAAGCTGAATTAGATACGTTACTTTTATCAATTCCAAATATCCCGCATGAAAGTGTTCCTATCGGTGACACAGAAGATGATAACATTGAGATTCGAAAATGGGGTGAGCTTCCTGAATTTGAATTTGAACCGAAGCCACACTGGGAAGTAGCTGATTCATTACAAATTTTAGATTTTGAAAGAGCCGGTAAAGTAACCGGAAGCCGCTTCGTATTTTACCGCGGTCTAGGTGCTAGACTTGAAAGAGCGCTTTATAGCTTTATGCTTGATCTTCATGTTGATGAACATGGTTATACAGAAATTTTACCGCCATTCATTGTAAATCGCGAAAGTATGACTGGTACTGGTCAATTACCGAAATTTGAGGAAGATGCATTCAAAATTGCTGGGGAGAATTACTTTTTAATTCCAACTGCCGAAGTTCCAGTAACAAACTTACATCGTGAAGAAATTTTAACTGTTGAACAGTTACCTATTAGTTATGTTGCATATAGTGCAAACTTCCGTTCAGAGGCAGGATCTGCTGGAAGAGATACGCGGGGCCTAATTCGTCAACATCAATTTAATAAAGTTGAACTTGTTAAATTTGTTAAGCCAGAGGATTCATATGAGGAGCTTGAAAAGCTGACAGGGCACGCTGAAAAGGTGCTTCAGCTATTAGGGTTGCCATACCGTGTATTAAGCATGTGTACAGCTGATTTAGGCTTCACAGCTGCTAAGAAATATGATCTTGAAGTTTGGCTCCCAAGCTATGGGACGTATCGTGAGATTTCTTCTTGCAGTAACTTTGAGGCATTCCAAGCACGACGTGCAAACATTCGCTTCAGACGCGATCCAAAGGCAAAGGTTGAACATGTTCATACTCTGAATGGTTCTGGTTTGGCAATCGGAAGAACGGTTGCGGCTATTTTAGAAAATTATCAGCAAGAGGATGGTTCTGTCATTATTCCTGAAGTATTAAGACCATACATGGGGAATAAGGAACGAATTTGTTTATAG
- a CDS encoding deoxynucleoside kinase: protein MNLRDKYNIPKNAVITIAGTVGVGKSTMTNAIAKALDFKTSFEKVDSNPYLDKFYADFERWSFHLQIYFLAERFKEQKKIFEYGGGFIQDRSIYEDTGIFAKMHYEKGTMSEVDYETYTNLFDAMVMTPYFPHPDLLIYLEGSLDDILSRIKMRGRPMEQQTPIEYWEEMHQRYEHWINNFNACPVLRININDYDIMTNEQTVEPIIERIGHFIEQTRLLKK from the coding sequence ATGAATTTACGAGATAAATATAATATTCCTAAAAACGCCGTGATTACCATTGCTGGTACAGTTGGTGTAGGAAAGTCAACAATGACAAATGCCATAGCTAAAGCATTAGATTTCAAGACATCTTTTGAAAAAGTGGACTCAAATCCTTATTTAGATAAATTTTATGCTGATTTTGAGCGTTGGAGTTTTCATTTACAAATTTATTTTCTAGCAGAGCGTTTTAAAGAGCAGAAAAAAATATTTGAATATGGCGGAGGCTTTATTCAAGATCGCTCAATTTATGAAGACACAGGAATATTCGCTAAAATGCACTATGAAAAAGGAACAATGTCTGAAGTAGATTATGAAACTTACACGAACCTATTTGATGCAATGGTGATGACTCCTTATTTTCCACATCCTGATCTCCTTATTTACCTTGAGGGAAGCTTAGACGATATTTTATCAAGAATTAAAATGCGCGGGCGTCCAATGGAACAACAAACCCCAATTGAATATTGGGAAGAAATGCATCAGCGTTATGAGCATTGGATCAATAATTTTAATGCTTGTCCAGTTTTACGAATCAATATAAATGACTATGATATTATGACGAATGAACAAACAGTAGAACCAATTATCGAACGGATCGGTCATTTTATTGAGCAAACAAGATTACTAAAAAAATAA
- a CDS encoding deoxynucleoside kinase, whose protein sequence is MMNTPFITVEGPIGVGKTSLSKAIADYYQFHLLKEIVDENPFLGKFYSNIEEWSFQTEMFFLCNRFKQLEDINKQYLQMNKSVIADYHIYKNLIFAKRTLKKEQYDKYLKIYDILTEDMPKPNLIIYLNASLETLLKRIAKRGREIERNIDPKYLLQLSEDYEVAMTQWEKENPSIPVLRFNGDTMDFIQNPSDLTYILNTLDQFLHKGASTNEFTR, encoded by the coding sequence ATTATGAACACACCCTTCATCACTGTAGAGGGCCCGATTGGCGTTGGAAAAACTTCATTGTCAAAGGCAATTGCTGATTATTACCAATTTCATTTATTAAAAGAAATTGTTGATGAAAATCCCTTTCTAGGAAAGTTCTACTCAAACATTGAAGAATGGAGCTTCCAAACTGAAATGTTTTTCCTGTGCAATCGGTTTAAACAATTAGAGGATATTAATAAACAATACCTGCAGATGAATAAATCAGTCATAGCAGATTATCATATTTATAAAAATCTCATCTTTGCAAAGCGCACGTTAAAAAAGGAACAGTATGATAAGTATTTAAAAATTTATGATATCTTAACTGAAGATATGCCTAAACCAAATCTCATTATTTACTTAAACGCTAGTCTTGAAACACTTCTTAAGCGTATTGCTAAAAGAGGTCGAGAGATTGAGCGTAATATTGATCCAAAATATCTTCTTCAGTTATCTGAAGACTACGAAGTCGCTATGACACAATGGGAAAAAGAAAATCCTTCAATTCCTGTTTTAAGGTTCAATGGAGATACTATGGATTTTATACAAAATCCAAGTGATTTAACGTATATTTTAAATACATTGGATCAGTTTTTGCATAAAGGAGCAAGTACAAATGAATTTACGAGATAA
- a CDS encoding glycoside hydrolase family 18 protein: MQIHIVQQGQTLNGIAQAYSTTPQEIIRTNEIPNPNNLVIGQAIVIPIKGSFYWVKPGDSLYTIGQRFGFSPSELARINNIPLNQPLSIGYRLYLPDKPKRSAETNAYIEPRGTSVSPNLEQSAREAAPYLTYLGPFSFQIQRDGTLKEPLLNNFRQIADQNNVTLMMAITNLENDQFSDELGRIVLTNMDIQNKLLDNIVATAKKYGFRDIHFDMEFLRPQDREAYNQFLRKAKQRFSREGWLLSTALAPKTRADQPGRWYEAHDYRAHGEIVDFVVIMTYEWGYSGGPPMAVSPIGPVRDVLEYAVSEMPSRKIMMGQNLYGYDWTLPFVPGGQFAKAVSPQQAIQLASRYNVPIQYDYNAQAPHFNYTDENGKQHKVWFEDARSIQAKFDLIKELNLRGISYWKLGLAFPQNWLLISDNFEVEKKE, from the coding sequence ATGCAAATACATATTGTCCAACAGGGACAAACATTGAATGGAATAGCACAAGCTTACAGTACAACTCCTCAAGAAATTATTAGGACAAATGAAATTCCAAATCCAAATAATTTAGTAATTGGTCAAGCAATTGTCATTCCAATCAAGGGAAGTTTTTATTGGGTTAAACCGGGTGATAGCTTATACACAATCGGGCAAAGATTCGGCTTTTCCCCAAGTGAATTAGCGAGAATTAATAATATCCCTTTAAATCAGCCACTTTCAATTGGGTATAGACTGTACTTACCTGATAAACCAAAAAGATCAGCTGAAACAAACGCATATATTGAACCAAGAGGTACTAGTGTGTCTCCAAATTTAGAACAATCCGCACGAGAGGCAGCACCTTACTTAACATACCTCGGCCCATTTAGCTTTCAAATACAAAGAGACGGTACTTTAAAAGAACCATTACTAAATAACTTTCGACAAATCGCTGATCAAAACAATGTCACATTAATGATGGCAATTACCAATCTTGAAAATGATCAATTTAGCGATGAGCTTGGAAGAATTGTATTAACAAACATGGATATTCAAAATAAGCTTTTAGATAATATTGTGGCAACAGCAAAGAAATATGGATTCCGTGACATCCATTTTGATATGGAATTTTTAAGACCGCAGGATCGCGAGGCATATAACCAATTTTTAAGGAAAGCGAAACAGAGATTTAGCCGAGAAGGCTGGTTACTGTCTACAGCATTAGCTCCTAAAACAAGAGCAGATCAACCGGGGCGTTGGTATGAGGCACATGATTATAGAGCGCACGGTGAAATTGTCGATTTTGTTGTCATCATGACATATGAGTGGGGATATAGCGGAGGACCACCTATGGCTGTTTCACCTATCGGGCCTGTAAGAGATGTACTTGAATACGCCGTTTCTGAAATGCCTAGCCGTAAAATTATGATGGGTCAGAACCTATATGGGTATGACTGGACATTACCATTCGTTCCAGGCGGACAATTTGCAAAGGCTGTAAGCCCACAACAAGCTATCCAATTAGCTAGCAGATATAATGTACCAATACAGTATGATTATAATGCACAAGCTCCTCACTTTAATTATACGGATGAAAATGGTAAGCAGCATAAGGTTTGGTTTGAGGACGCAAGATCTATTCAAGCGAAGTTTGATTTAATAAAGGAGCTCAACTTACGAGGTATTAGTTATTGGAAGCTTGGTTTAGCTTTCCCGCAAAACTGGTTGTTAATTTCAGATAATTTTGAGGTAGAAAAGAAAGAATGA